The genomic window tttattcaggtaatgaAATCTTTTTTCCTGTCattcccggcaggctcacaatctatctaatgtactgctgtagctttaaccactgcgccatactctccCCATCTTCCTTGATTACCCACATCTTTGCATTTCTCCAGTCAGTTCTGAAGAAAGGCTTGTATTGGGTTCTCTGAAGGTGCAGATAGCAGCCTTGGCATGTTTGAGGTCATTTGCAAAATTCATCCCTGGTGGTGCACCCAGGCATTGTCAGGTTCCTTTAGGGGGCTGGCCGCCCTTTCAGCTGGTTTGACTAAAATGGAATCTCTGCTTGGTCTTCCAAGTGTTTCATGCTTCTCTTTTCAAGCCTCTAAAAATAGTCCACACTGAAAGACCCTCATGCtgaaaacaatatttggttttgGTTGCTATTACTAGCTTCAGGCCTTATCGTATCAAGATCTACCTCCATTAAATGGAGAAATGGACGGTTCCTTCTTTTCTGTCTAAGGTGGTATCGGTGTTTATTAATCAGTCTGTAGAACTTCCTTTCTTAAAGAGACCTGtaagttctttttaaaacttttgaatGTGCATGAGTTCTTGTTCAATATCTAGAGTCTTGAATGTCAAACAGGCTTTTTCATACTTATCAGGAAGAGTCCATAATTGTGTTATGGCTAAAAAAGGTTATGGTTTTGGTTTATATCCTGATGTGAAATCAGCCGTCCTCATTCTTGTGAGCTCATTCGAGGAGGTGTATGGCTTCTTTCTGGGCACAACCCTTTCTTCTTTATCTGGAGGATATTTGCAAGGTGGCAGCCTTGTCGACCCTGCATATTTTTTCTATTCGTTATAGGGTAGATATTATAGCGCTTTTGGTGCTTTGGTTCTGAAGGAAGAAGTGCTGGAATCCTAGCTCTTTCTGGATTGCTTTGGACATCCCACAAGTTCTAGAATAGTGGGAAGTGACAAtatggaaggagaaattaggtcttacctgaATTTTCTTTTCATTAGTCCTTCTTGCTGTTTCAGAAGCCCACCCATATAGATATGAGAGTTGGTCAGTTAGAGTTCAGAATTTGCAGCTGTTCCTTTTTTAGTTTGTTCACTTGCTGGATCACAGTTGCCAGAGGAGTTACTAATTGTGGCTGTTTACTTAAGTTTACAGTGTTTATGGCTGTTGTGTTTGAGTCTTTCTATCCTTTCTGCTTTTCTATGTAAATACTGAAGAGCTAGGCTCTCTCGCAGGGAATATGTGGCATAGCTCAGGTCTCTATTttctatctccatctgctggtgaCATAGCTATCCCAAAAGTCCTGGAATAgtgggaagtagagaatgacatggggacaaatttttccccgtccctgcgagaaCTCATTTTACTGTCCGATCCCCGTAAGttcctttcctgtccctgccccattcctgcaagcttcgtcctcatctgaacaagcctcaaacacttttaaatcataaatgttcaaggcttgtgcagttaagccacagcttataggaatgggacagcgacaaaactcgcaggaatgggaaattgagttcctacggagacaaatttgtcctcttgtcattctctagtgggaaGGACTCatggaaagaaaatgatcaggtaagacctttttttttttcccttgttctCTGTGTAACTTTTCATTGGGTTTTGATCTGACAATTGTATAATCAATATGCAGAAATAAAAAGGCAGTAAACAAAAATGTATAAAGTGATACTTTTAAGTAAGATTAACAATACATTTCTTGGATAGGTTTTGGGAGTTACTCCTTTGAAGtccaaaatgttttttaaaatctgaTGAAGGGAGTTGAACTCGAAATCTAAGTACAAAATATATTGCTAGTCCTACACAaaagactccttttacgaaggtgcgctagcggttttatcgcacgcactggattagcgcgcgctagccgaaaatctaccacctcccaagatccccccccccttttccacaGCATTTCTCTATTTAAAAATGAGAACTGATCCAACTGGCTGTAACTTCAGAATAAAAGCTTAAACAGTATATTGGTAAATTTATCGTTTTATACAGGTCACCCTCCGTATTAATGGGGGTTAGGGGCGCAGCCCTCTGGCAAATACCATAAATTTGCGAATAACTGTTGCCCCCTCACGAACACATTCTTTCTCACTTCTACTGCTGTTGCTCCTTGAGGACACAGAGCACGAGTCCGGCCGTAAGGAGAGGGGTCCGGCACCCCTTCCTCTCCCTGCAGCTCCCGAGCTGACTTACCTTCTTCTGACTGACAGATTCAAATGCTCCACTACTGGACGAGTGGCTTGGATTAGAGTGACAAAAAATCTGTTTCTTCAAATGGACTTTGTACAGGTACCTAACTTCTTACTAACTGAACCTGACCTCAATAAAAAGAAACCAGATCAGGAGCCACACAGTAACATAAACCAGGACTGGCTATTGCTGTCAAGATACCTCAGTTCCAGGACACTCGCAAATAACCAAGTCACTAATGCCGaacctgcgaatatggagggagacctgtaatttatatataatttttttctagatTTAATGTACTGGTAGATATGTTGTACTAGTATTTTACATTTAGAACAAAAAAATGTAAAGCCTAATACCAGTTGGAGCTGGAGTCAGTTGGTTAGTAGAACAATAGATGAGTCGGAGCCAAAGGTTTGGTGTACCGACTCCATAGCCTTGGATCCATCGTGGTGAATTAGTAAAAGATCTAAGTTGGAAAGCCAATGACATTTAACATCAATTTGGTAGTTAAGATCTAGAGTTTCCTTAGCTTGGACTTCACTTCTAATCCTTAAGATTAACCCACAGATTATTCAGAATATGTcatgagagagagatgcctgcccTAGTCCTCCATTGTGTGCAGATCCCTCTCGTGCCCATTCATTagtgatatcctgaaaatctaacctattggtggcttttgagaattgggAATGAAGATCCGGGCCTTAGAGATGCGCGGATGTGTCTCTCCTCCTTCTATCTGCAGTTCAGGTTTGTATAGAGGAGCAAGCGAAGCAAAATGATAAAGCCGTACAGCTGCACATGGCAAGAAAGTTGAATGGGAACAAATTATGGTTCAGAGGTCAAGCAGTTTGTCTGCTTTATGAAATCTTGCAGATAATAATTATCCCTAATAGAATAAACTTTCTGCCGAGATGAGTCCTTCCAGCTGTGCTAGCAAGAAAAATGAATGGACCGAAGCACCATTTAATCCATTTTGTTTTGAACTATAGTACAGAAGGTGGCCTCACATGTCTGATGAGTTCTAAGGTTGTTTTCACCTGTATGTGGTTTTAATAACATAGTCAGTTATCAACCAAGCTGTTTCTGAATTGGGGGTGACTTGTCTTTTTTAGCAGTTTAAACCCCATTGTGAAGATAGTATAATTTAGTGACTCAAGTACACAGTTGTGGAACTTGCAAAGAAGTTTTGAATTTTTATCCTCCCGGCTGTGCCAAGTAATGTTCTAAAAGTACACAATGCAATTAATGACCCCTTATTAAGGGCATAAGATTTCAGGCCCAGCTATACTAGAAACCAATTTTACCCTCCCACATGGAAGGAGGAAAATTCAGACAGCTTTTTCTGGCACACCATAATGCTTTTGCCCTAATGCTTCTAAAGGGCAGTTAGGTACCACCGAGTTTCCCATCCCTGCACTAGGCTATGCCTCAGACTTGTGCAGTGTTAAAAAGAAGCAAGTGCTTCAGTAAAGGGCAGTGCAAAACAAGGGACCCAAGTTTAAATCCCACTTTAGCAGGTCTGCCATGATGCCAGGTTGTTGAATCCCTTAGTCATTCTAGAACATTGTAAGGCTTGAATTTAAGTTTGCAGTGGTCCTTCCACCCTCCCCTTTTCTACTTCATACTGTTACAAGGATAGTAGGTACCTTGGGCCACATTTTCCTCCTCCTGCCCAGCACAGAAATGGCACTTTGGTATCTCCCTCCCCCAGTTTAGATTGCAGCGCTCTGATTAGAGCGTCAGAGCAAATGAATCATGGCCTGAAGAGCTAACATGCAGGAATCAAATTGGATAGTTGAATGGGACAGAAAGGAGTTTAGGGTTTCGGAGGGGTGTAGACTATGTGTAAGTGTATCCTAGCTTCCTTTTTTGTGCTCCCCCCTACTTTGCCAGCACTACTCCAGAAAGATTCCTTAAAAATGATCTGGATACATCATTGTTGGAAAATGACTTTATGAAATCCAAATGTATATTTACTATTCAGATATATAGAAATTTTTTGCATAGAATTTCAGGACTGTGGTTATGAGCGTTTTTGGTCTGGGAGAAGGGAAAGCTATAGCATTTGGTGGGTACTTACACCTGCTTCATGGCCCTGGTGAGCCACTTATTACTGCATGTGAGTTATATTCATATTGTCTGTTTCCCTTGAACtactgtaatttaatattttaatatgctgtacatcgcttagaatgtggaataagcgattaatcaaatacttaataaacttggaaacttggcattatatgattagctttcaaaatcctacatgggatcctccctccatgtatccctctttcttggaattcctcaaaccctaatacgaccagatccacccacaaattaaaactatccttcccctcattaagaggcatttcccataaaggaaaactagggacctcccttcccttcagaatcaccgagctctggaacaagctttcctcccctcttcggaacctgagctctctccaacttttccgcaaacatccgaagacctggctattctcaaaaatctgatacttATTCCATCTCCGACATTCTAAGCTCTCTAAAAACTCTCCATACCTGGACCTCTAACCCTTCATTgcagttcctttctatcccttctcctgtaaacctctacctttcattgtagttcctttctatcccatcttctgtaaaccgtgccaagctctacgaatgtggagatgatgcggtatacaaacctaagatttagtttagtttaattattGCATCATCACTGATTTTGCTTCTGTGGTGTTCTAACACTTTTTgcattggttttttttctttcaggtgCTGGGTTGGGCTTAGGAATAGTTTTCTCAGTCATGTTCTTCAAAAGTAAGTACAGCACAACATATGACTCCCTTCCACTCCTGAATTTTGGATATGCTTAATCtgtgagggttcttcaaaaagtttccgcactttcatatttttgcaggaaatggttggggcaggagaagtggtaagagggtgtgttaggacgctgggaaaaatgtatcacagaacagggtgattatgtagaAAAGTCATgcaatttgttaaaaaaaatacgTGTGGAAAcatttttgaagatccctcgaaTATTAATCACCCAGTTACTTTTCCCTTACTGGTTTTAGCCAgatttctataatattttgagagcatttcatttagaaacatagaaacatgatggcagataaaggccaaatggcccatctagtctgcccatccgaagtaaccattatctctttctctgagagatcccacatgcctatctcttGACCACGTGTAGGGTCTTGAATACTTTTCCAGACCAACAAGTACAAAGTAGTGTGGCTTTATTCTTCTTGAATGTATGTAAACAAAGGAGGGAAGTCTGAGAGCCAGGGGAGGCGGTTTAAATCTCATTTAGCCCTTCATTCCATCAGATAAAAACTCAGATTGAGttccctccagggacagaaaaatacctactgtacccaaaTGTATAGGCAGTCCCTGGTTTAAGAACACTCGACTTGCATCAAACTCGTACTTACTATCCAGGgtactgcctctcccttcctgtgtcaACGCACCCCTTCTTCCTACCTTCCTGTCCCAACGTGacccacctcttcccttccatgtcccaatgcgCCCATGGTCTTGCAAAACTTGTGCATTTGGCCTGCTGACTCAGAAGCCGCATGCACAAGCTTTGCAAGACCAGGGGACCACATGCTGGAGCCACCGCTTGCTGCTTTGTCAACAGAAGTGCGGCTGGAATGAAATgcattgggacaggaagggaggaagagggactgcattggcataggaagggagaagcagggtcgCGTTGGGACACAAAAACGAGGGAGGGGCCACAATCctcggacaaaggatggaagaaaggagggagggaacatgAACAGAATGAATGAGGGAggagagcatgaacttgggacataggatggaggaattgagggaaagagatgctgaggtggggagggaatagaaagggagaattgttggatatgggtgtctgaatgagagagagatggtgcacacggGGAAGAAAGCAGGTGAAtggttgggcatagggagggagaaagaaatattggacatggtagtgggagaagcatggggaagagagagatgagagggagaaatgttgcatgtggtggtggagagggaacagtgggactgaTGAAGAACAGAAATAAGTGTAagcctatcttttctttctatttaaactacagtactttattttgaggactgtttctttaatgttttttttttttttttaattctttattcattttataattcacaacaagtgtacagtaaatatcaaacaattagaatacaatatcacttgaaaatctaccatatcatacaacaaaaagatataaccccccaccccctcccacttccatatacaacaaaaaatataccacatgaatataatatcttatcattcatatatattattaatagaaatccaacccccccccccccccccgatccacatgtaagaattaaaattgggaaaagtgtaaattattcattagaataatttaaaaatggccccttaaatttctttaatgtttttatagactatacaggatccgagttacatgtaaattcaacttaagaactgtttaaaaaacggaactctttcttaacccggggactgcctgtatagcaCTTTGATGGCTTACAGGCAGTATATAAgtgaattacatttttttttaaatccctgtATATAAAACACATGATTGGGTTTCTTTTACTAGCTTTTGAGAGAGACCTTTCTATTCATCAGAATGAGCAGTTCGGAGCAAGAGAAACAGACTATCTACACACCACCACGTGAATGCAAAAGGAAGGGGGGTTGAATTCTTACCACATCATCCATACCACCACTGTACCATAATTACATTTCTCAGAGCAACTTCTCCTCTCTTCACTTGAGGAACGGAGGGTTTACTTCTGAAAGCTAGTCACAAAGAGGAACATTTCTGTGAGGAGAGCAGTACCTTATGGCAGTTAATTCTATACATGTAAGCCTGCCTGCTGTTTTCAAGAGACATTCGCACTGGGAGTCTCCAGCCCACTTTGCTCTTGGAGCGTTTTCTCACTGTGTTAAAATGTTAGAAGCAGGGAACCTCGTTTGTTCACTAATCATGAGAGGCTTCAATTTTGATtccactactactaatcatttctacagcTCTAGCAGATGTAGGCAGCATTgtatacattatatgcaggtactactGGTCGACGGTGGCTGTGGGAGGTTCTGCCAATCCCTTTGAGAGGGCTCGGGTCTCATTCCAAATGCTTTCCATAGATGCTCCCCTATGGATTTCAAGCTTCTAAGAAATTCTTCCTGGAGATCCTTGTACTAATGTTATTTTCTGAAAAATGTCCTAATCGTCGTAGGCTCTGTTTGGGTTGAAAAGTCTATGATTTATAGTGTCATAAATGTATATTGTATATAGTAACAGAGCTTCTGCTGTAGAACTATTTTTCAGTCACTGCTTAAAAATAGTTGAAACCGGTCTAGAGATATCTCTGACTGTTTATTGTGATGCCATACTTTTATTTGTCTGGTATTTGAAATATTTGCGCCTTTGCAGTGTTGGTTCTGGCATAAATAGATGTGTGCAATTAATCTGAGTCCAAATCCCTGCAGTATAAGTATTGAAGATATATTGGCCTAACCATAGGAAATTTGGTACCTCTAGCATGAGCATTGTGTACATATAGCTAGAATAGAGCAtgctatttatttaattcgttctCTTAtctcatcctccccaaagagcttagaacaggttacaggttaaaatacataatatacagttagcaggttacaatttgccatagttataatataagttgttttggggtttttttagtaACTCTTCCTTTTCTTCTGTTCCCAGGGAGGATGTGGCCCATCACATTTGGCGGTGGACTGGGTTTAGGCATGGCAATATCAAACTGTCAGAATGATTTGAG from Geotrypetes seraphini chromosome 15, aGeoSer1.1, whole genome shotgun sequence includes these protein-coding regions:
- the MICOS10 gene encoding MICOS complex subunit MIC10, with the protein product MSENELGQKCDRCMADTVVKLGAGLGLGIVFSVMFFKRRMWPITFGGGLGLGMAISNCQNDLRAHYMLQGKFVKD